From the Manis javanica isolate MJ-LG chromosome 11, MJ_LKY, whole genome shotgun sequence genome, one window contains:
- the DPP3 gene encoding dipeptidyl peptidase 3 isoform X2 has product MGEPEAGSEFAIGAAAAGPMADTQYILPNDIGVSSLDCREAFRLLSPTERLYAHHLSRAAWYGGLAVLLQTSPEAPYIYALLSRLFRAQDPDQLRQHALAEGLTEEEYQAFLVYAAGVYSNMGNYKSFGDTKFVPSLPKEKLERVILGSKAAQQHPEEVRGLWQACGELMFSLEPRLRHLGLGKEGITTYFSGDCTMEDAKLAQDFLDSQNLSAYNTRLFKEVDQDGKPCYVVRLASVLGTEPPLDSEMTSKLKSYEFQGSHFQVTRGDYAPILQKVVEHLEKAKACAANSRQEQMLAQYIESFTQGSIEAHKRGSRFWIQDKGPIVESYIGFIESYRDPFGSRGEFEGFVAMVNKAMSAKFEWLVASAEQLLKELPWPPAFEKDKFLSPDFTSLDVLTFAGSGIPAGINIPNYDDLRQMEGFKNVSLGNVLAVAYATQREKLTFLEEDDKDLYIRWKGPSFDVQVGLHELLGHGSGKLFVQDEKGAFNFDQETVINPETGEQIQSWYRSGETWDSKFSTIASSYEECRAESVGLYLCLNPQVLEIFGFEGADAEDVIYVNWLNMVRAGLLALEFYTPEASSWRQAHMQARFVILRVLLEAGEGLVTVTPTTGSDGRPDARVRLDRSKIRSVGKPTLERFLQRLQVLKSTGDVAGGRAFYEGYAAVTDAPPESFLTLRDTVLLRKESRKLIVQPNTRLEGSDVQLLEYEASAAGLIQSFSERFPEDGPELEEVLTQLATADARFWKGPSETPSGKA; this is encoded by the exons ATGGGGGAGCCGGAAGCAGGAAGTGAGTTTGCGATCGGAGCAGCTGCTGCAG GGCCCATGGCGGACACCCAGTACATCCTGCCCAATGACATCGGTGTGTCTAGCCTGGACTGCCGCGAGGCCTTCCGTCTGCTGTCACCCACAGAGCGCCTCTATGCCCATCATCTGTCCCGGGCTGCCTGGTACGGAGGCTTGGCTGTGCTGCTGCAGACCTCCCCTGAGGCCCCCTACATCTATGCCCTGCTCAGCCGCCTCTTCCGTGCGCAGGACCCCGACCAGCTGCGCCAGCATGCCCTGGCTGAGGGCCTTACCGAGGAGGAGTATCAG GCGTTCCTGGTTTATGCGGCGGGTGTCTACTCCAACATGGGCAACTACAAGTCCTTCGGTGACACCAAGTTTGTTCCCAGCCTGCCCAAG GAGAAGCTGGAACGTGTGATCCTGGGGAGTAAGGCTGCTCAGCAGCACCCGGAAGAAGTCAGGGGCCTCTGGCAAGCCTGTGGGGAGCTCATGTTCTCTCTGGAGCCGAGGCTTCGACACCTTGGACTAGGGAAGGAG GGAATCACCACCTACTTCTCTGGGGATTGTACCATGGAAGATGCCAAACTGGCCCAGGACTTTCTGGACTCACAG AACCTCAGTGCCTACAACACACGGCTCTTCAAAGAGGTCGACCAGGATGGGAAGCCCTGCTATGTGGTGCGCCTGGCTTCTGTGCTTGGCACAG AGCCTCCTCTGGATTCTGAAATGACTTCCAAGCTGAAGAGTTATGAATTCCAGGGGAGCCATTTCCAGGTGACCCGCGGGGACTATGCACCCATTCTCCAGAAGGTGGTGGAGCACCTGGAGAAGGCCAAG GCATGTGCAGCCAACAGCCGCCAGGAACAGATGCTGGCCCAGTACATAGAGAGCTTCACCCAGGGCTCCATCGAGGCCCATAAGAGGGGCTCTCGCTTCTGGATCCAGGACAAAGGCCCCATTGTGGAGAG TTACATCGGGTTCATCGAGAGCTACCGAGACCCCTTTGGTTCCCGTGGAGAGTTTGAAG GCTTCGTGGCCATGGTGAACAAAGCCATGAGTGCCAAGTTTGAGTGGCTGGTGGCAAGTGCAGAGCAGCTGTTGAAGGAGctgccctggcccccagcctTCGAGAAGGACAAGTTCCTCAGCCCCGACTTCACCTCCCTGGATGTTCTCACCTTCGCTGGCTCCGGCATCCCTGCTGGCATCAACATCCCCAACT ATGATGACCTGAGGCAGATGGAAGGCTTTAAGAATGTGTCACTGGGGAACGTGCTGGCTGTGGCCTACGCCACGCAGCGGGAGAAGCTtaccttcctggaggaggatgACAAG GACCTGTACATCCGCTGGAAGGGGCCCTCCTTTGATGTGCAGGTGGGACTGCACGAGCTGCTGGGCCACGGCAGCGGCAAGCTCTTTGTGCAG GATGAGAAAGGAGCATTCAACTTTGACCAGGAGACAGTAATCAACCCAGAGACGGGGGAGCAG ATTCAGAGCTGGTACCGGAGTGGGGAGACCTGGGACAGCAAGTTCAGCACCATTGCCTCCAGCTATGAAGAGTGCCGGGCTGAAAGCGTGGGCCTCTACCTCTGCCTCAACCCCCAAGTGCTGGA GATCTTTGGCTTCGAGGGGGCTGATGCGGAAGATGTGATCTACGTGAACTGGCTCAACATGGTTCGGGCTGGGCTGCTTGCTCTGGAGTTCTACACCCCTGAGGCCTCCAGCTGGAGACAG GCCCACATGCAGGCCCGGTTTGTGATCCTGAGGGTCTTGCTGGAGGCTGGCGAGGGACTCGTTACTGTCACTCCCACCACAGGCTCTGATGGGCGCCCGGATGCCCGGGTCCGCCTTGACCGCAGCAAGATCCGGTCTGTGGGCAAGCCCACCCTGGAGCGATTCCTGCAGAGACTCCAG GTGCTGAAGTCCACAGGGGATGTGGCCGGAGGCCGGGCCTTCTATGAGGGCTATGCGGCGGTCACGGATGCGCCCCCGGAGTCCTTCCTTACCCTCAGGGACACAGTGCTGCTCCGCAAGGAATCTCGGAAGCTCATCGTTCAGCCTAACACTCGTCTTGAAG GCTCAGATGTGCAGCTTCTTGAGTATGAGGCCTCAGCTGCTGGCCTCATCCAGTCCTTCTCTGAGCGCTTCCCGGAGGACGGGCCCGAGCTGGAAGAGGTCCTCACCCAGCTGGCCACGGCTGATGCCCGGTTCTGGAAGGGCCCCAGCGAGACCCCATCTGGCAAGGCTTGA
- the DPP3 gene encoding dipeptidyl peptidase 3 isoform X1 — protein sequence MGEPEAGSEFAIGAAAAAGPMADTQYILPNDIGVSSLDCREAFRLLSPTERLYAHHLSRAAWYGGLAVLLQTSPEAPYIYALLSRLFRAQDPDQLRQHALAEGLTEEEYQAFLVYAAGVYSNMGNYKSFGDTKFVPSLPKEKLERVILGSKAAQQHPEEVRGLWQACGELMFSLEPRLRHLGLGKEGITTYFSGDCTMEDAKLAQDFLDSQNLSAYNTRLFKEVDQDGKPCYVVRLASVLGTEPPLDSEMTSKLKSYEFQGSHFQVTRGDYAPILQKVVEHLEKAKACAANSRQEQMLAQYIESFTQGSIEAHKRGSRFWIQDKGPIVESYIGFIESYRDPFGSRGEFEGFVAMVNKAMSAKFEWLVASAEQLLKELPWPPAFEKDKFLSPDFTSLDVLTFAGSGIPAGINIPNYDDLRQMEGFKNVSLGNVLAVAYATQREKLTFLEEDDKDLYIRWKGPSFDVQVGLHELLGHGSGKLFVQDEKGAFNFDQETVINPETGEQIQSWYRSGETWDSKFSTIASSYEECRAESVGLYLCLNPQVLEIFGFEGADAEDVIYVNWLNMVRAGLLALEFYTPEASSWRQAHMQARFVILRVLLEAGEGLVTVTPTTGSDGRPDARVRLDRSKIRSVGKPTLERFLQRLQVLKSTGDVAGGRAFYEGYAAVTDAPPESFLTLRDTVLLRKESRKLIVQPNTRLEGSDVQLLEYEASAAGLIQSFSERFPEDGPELEEVLTQLATADARFWKGPSETPSGKA from the exons ATGGGGGAGCCGGAAGCAGGAAGTGAGTTTGCGATCGGAGCAGCTGCTGCAG CAGGGCCCATGGCGGACACCCAGTACATCCTGCCCAATGACATCGGTGTGTCTAGCCTGGACTGCCGCGAGGCCTTCCGTCTGCTGTCACCCACAGAGCGCCTCTATGCCCATCATCTGTCCCGGGCTGCCTGGTACGGAGGCTTGGCTGTGCTGCTGCAGACCTCCCCTGAGGCCCCCTACATCTATGCCCTGCTCAGCCGCCTCTTCCGTGCGCAGGACCCCGACCAGCTGCGCCAGCATGCCCTGGCTGAGGGCCTTACCGAGGAGGAGTATCAG GCGTTCCTGGTTTATGCGGCGGGTGTCTACTCCAACATGGGCAACTACAAGTCCTTCGGTGACACCAAGTTTGTTCCCAGCCTGCCCAAG GAGAAGCTGGAACGTGTGATCCTGGGGAGTAAGGCTGCTCAGCAGCACCCGGAAGAAGTCAGGGGCCTCTGGCAAGCCTGTGGGGAGCTCATGTTCTCTCTGGAGCCGAGGCTTCGACACCTTGGACTAGGGAAGGAG GGAATCACCACCTACTTCTCTGGGGATTGTACCATGGAAGATGCCAAACTGGCCCAGGACTTTCTGGACTCACAG AACCTCAGTGCCTACAACACACGGCTCTTCAAAGAGGTCGACCAGGATGGGAAGCCCTGCTATGTGGTGCGCCTGGCTTCTGTGCTTGGCACAG AGCCTCCTCTGGATTCTGAAATGACTTCCAAGCTGAAGAGTTATGAATTCCAGGGGAGCCATTTCCAGGTGACCCGCGGGGACTATGCACCCATTCTCCAGAAGGTGGTGGAGCACCTGGAGAAGGCCAAG GCATGTGCAGCCAACAGCCGCCAGGAACAGATGCTGGCCCAGTACATAGAGAGCTTCACCCAGGGCTCCATCGAGGCCCATAAGAGGGGCTCTCGCTTCTGGATCCAGGACAAAGGCCCCATTGTGGAGAG TTACATCGGGTTCATCGAGAGCTACCGAGACCCCTTTGGTTCCCGTGGAGAGTTTGAAG GCTTCGTGGCCATGGTGAACAAAGCCATGAGTGCCAAGTTTGAGTGGCTGGTGGCAAGTGCAGAGCAGCTGTTGAAGGAGctgccctggcccccagcctTCGAGAAGGACAAGTTCCTCAGCCCCGACTTCACCTCCCTGGATGTTCTCACCTTCGCTGGCTCCGGCATCCCTGCTGGCATCAACATCCCCAACT ATGATGACCTGAGGCAGATGGAAGGCTTTAAGAATGTGTCACTGGGGAACGTGCTGGCTGTGGCCTACGCCACGCAGCGGGAGAAGCTtaccttcctggaggaggatgACAAG GACCTGTACATCCGCTGGAAGGGGCCCTCCTTTGATGTGCAGGTGGGACTGCACGAGCTGCTGGGCCACGGCAGCGGCAAGCTCTTTGTGCAG GATGAGAAAGGAGCATTCAACTTTGACCAGGAGACAGTAATCAACCCAGAGACGGGGGAGCAG ATTCAGAGCTGGTACCGGAGTGGGGAGACCTGGGACAGCAAGTTCAGCACCATTGCCTCCAGCTATGAAGAGTGCCGGGCTGAAAGCGTGGGCCTCTACCTCTGCCTCAACCCCCAAGTGCTGGA GATCTTTGGCTTCGAGGGGGCTGATGCGGAAGATGTGATCTACGTGAACTGGCTCAACATGGTTCGGGCTGGGCTGCTTGCTCTGGAGTTCTACACCCCTGAGGCCTCCAGCTGGAGACAG GCCCACATGCAGGCCCGGTTTGTGATCCTGAGGGTCTTGCTGGAGGCTGGCGAGGGACTCGTTACTGTCACTCCCACCACAGGCTCTGATGGGCGCCCGGATGCCCGGGTCCGCCTTGACCGCAGCAAGATCCGGTCTGTGGGCAAGCCCACCCTGGAGCGATTCCTGCAGAGACTCCAG GTGCTGAAGTCCACAGGGGATGTGGCCGGAGGCCGGGCCTTCTATGAGGGCTATGCGGCGGTCACGGATGCGCCCCCGGAGTCCTTCCTTACCCTCAGGGACACAGTGCTGCTCCGCAAGGAATCTCGGAAGCTCATCGTTCAGCCTAACACTCGTCTTGAAG GCTCAGATGTGCAGCTTCTTGAGTATGAGGCCTCAGCTGCTGGCCTCATCCAGTCCTTCTCTGAGCGCTTCCCGGAGGACGGGCCCGAGCTGGAAGAGGTCCTCACCCAGCTGGCCACGGCTGATGCCCGGTTCTGGAAGGGCCCCAGCGAGACCCCATCTGGCAAGGCTTGA
- the DPP3 gene encoding dipeptidyl peptidase 3 isoform X3 produces the protein MTEALQLYHSMLPVPAVCQAFLVYAAGVYSNMGNYKSFGDTKFVPSLPKEKLERVILGSKAAQQHPEEVRGLWQACGELMFSLEPRLRHLGLGKEGITTYFSGDCTMEDAKLAQDFLDSQNLSAYNTRLFKEVDQDGKPCYVVRLASVLGTEPPLDSEMTSKLKSYEFQGSHFQVTRGDYAPILQKVVEHLEKAKACAANSRQEQMLAQYIESFTQGSIEAHKRGSRFWIQDKGPIVESYIGFIESYRDPFGSRGEFEGFVAMVNKAMSAKFEWLVASAEQLLKELPWPPAFEKDKFLSPDFTSLDVLTFAGSGIPAGINIPNYDDLRQMEGFKNVSLGNVLAVAYATQREKLTFLEEDDKDLYIRWKGPSFDVQVGLHELLGHGSGKLFVQDEKGAFNFDQETVINPETGEQIQSWYRSGETWDSKFSTIASSYEECRAESVGLYLCLNPQVLEIFGFEGADAEDVIYVNWLNMVRAGLLALEFYTPEASSWRQAHMQARFVILRVLLEAGEGLVTVTPTTGSDGRPDARVRLDRSKIRSVGKPTLERFLQRLQVLKSTGDVAGGRAFYEGYAAVTDAPPESFLTLRDTVLLRKESRKLIVQPNTRLEGSDVQLLEYEASAAGLIQSFSERFPEDGPELEEVLTQLATADARFWKGPSETPSGKA, from the exons ATGACCGAGGCCCTTCAGCTGTACCATTCGATGCTTCCCGTGCCGGCTGTCTGTCAG GCGTTCCTGGTTTATGCGGCGGGTGTCTACTCCAACATGGGCAACTACAAGTCCTTCGGTGACACCAAGTTTGTTCCCAGCCTGCCCAAG GAGAAGCTGGAACGTGTGATCCTGGGGAGTAAGGCTGCTCAGCAGCACCCGGAAGAAGTCAGGGGCCTCTGGCAAGCCTGTGGGGAGCTCATGTTCTCTCTGGAGCCGAGGCTTCGACACCTTGGACTAGGGAAGGAG GGAATCACCACCTACTTCTCTGGGGATTGTACCATGGAAGATGCCAAACTGGCCCAGGACTTTCTGGACTCACAG AACCTCAGTGCCTACAACACACGGCTCTTCAAAGAGGTCGACCAGGATGGGAAGCCCTGCTATGTGGTGCGCCTGGCTTCTGTGCTTGGCACAG AGCCTCCTCTGGATTCTGAAATGACTTCCAAGCTGAAGAGTTATGAATTCCAGGGGAGCCATTTCCAGGTGACCCGCGGGGACTATGCACCCATTCTCCAGAAGGTGGTGGAGCACCTGGAGAAGGCCAAG GCATGTGCAGCCAACAGCCGCCAGGAACAGATGCTGGCCCAGTACATAGAGAGCTTCACCCAGGGCTCCATCGAGGCCCATAAGAGGGGCTCTCGCTTCTGGATCCAGGACAAAGGCCCCATTGTGGAGAG TTACATCGGGTTCATCGAGAGCTACCGAGACCCCTTTGGTTCCCGTGGAGAGTTTGAAG GCTTCGTGGCCATGGTGAACAAAGCCATGAGTGCCAAGTTTGAGTGGCTGGTGGCAAGTGCAGAGCAGCTGTTGAAGGAGctgccctggcccccagcctTCGAGAAGGACAAGTTCCTCAGCCCCGACTTCACCTCCCTGGATGTTCTCACCTTCGCTGGCTCCGGCATCCCTGCTGGCATCAACATCCCCAACT ATGATGACCTGAGGCAGATGGAAGGCTTTAAGAATGTGTCACTGGGGAACGTGCTGGCTGTGGCCTACGCCACGCAGCGGGAGAAGCTtaccttcctggaggaggatgACAAG GACCTGTACATCCGCTGGAAGGGGCCCTCCTTTGATGTGCAGGTGGGACTGCACGAGCTGCTGGGCCACGGCAGCGGCAAGCTCTTTGTGCAG GATGAGAAAGGAGCATTCAACTTTGACCAGGAGACAGTAATCAACCCAGAGACGGGGGAGCAG ATTCAGAGCTGGTACCGGAGTGGGGAGACCTGGGACAGCAAGTTCAGCACCATTGCCTCCAGCTATGAAGAGTGCCGGGCTGAAAGCGTGGGCCTCTACCTCTGCCTCAACCCCCAAGTGCTGGA GATCTTTGGCTTCGAGGGGGCTGATGCGGAAGATGTGATCTACGTGAACTGGCTCAACATGGTTCGGGCTGGGCTGCTTGCTCTGGAGTTCTACACCCCTGAGGCCTCCAGCTGGAGACAG GCCCACATGCAGGCCCGGTTTGTGATCCTGAGGGTCTTGCTGGAGGCTGGCGAGGGACTCGTTACTGTCACTCCCACCACAGGCTCTGATGGGCGCCCGGATGCCCGGGTCCGCCTTGACCGCAGCAAGATCCGGTCTGTGGGCAAGCCCACCCTGGAGCGATTCCTGCAGAGACTCCAG GTGCTGAAGTCCACAGGGGATGTGGCCGGAGGCCGGGCCTTCTATGAGGGCTATGCGGCGGTCACGGATGCGCCCCCGGAGTCCTTCCTTACCCTCAGGGACACAGTGCTGCTCCGCAAGGAATCTCGGAAGCTCATCGTTCAGCCTAACACTCGTCTTGAAG GCTCAGATGTGCAGCTTCTTGAGTATGAGGCCTCAGCTGCTGGCCTCATCCAGTCCTTCTCTGAGCGCTTCCCGGAGGACGGGCCCGAGCTGGAAGAGGTCCTCACCCAGCTGGCCACGGCTGATGCCCGGTTCTGGAAGGGCCCCAGCGAGACCCCATCTGGCAAGGCTTGA
- the DPP3 gene encoding dipeptidyl peptidase 3 isoform X4, with protein MGNYKSFGDTKFVPSLPKEKLERVILGSKAAQQHPEEVRGLWQACGELMFSLEPRLRHLGLGKEGITTYFSGDCTMEDAKLAQDFLDSQNLSAYNTRLFKEVDQDGKPCYVVRLASVLGTEPPLDSEMTSKLKSYEFQGSHFQVTRGDYAPILQKVVEHLEKAKACAANSRQEQMLAQYIESFTQGSIEAHKRGSRFWIQDKGPIVESYIGFIESYRDPFGSRGEFEGFVAMVNKAMSAKFEWLVASAEQLLKELPWPPAFEKDKFLSPDFTSLDVLTFAGSGIPAGINIPNYDDLRQMEGFKNVSLGNVLAVAYATQREKLTFLEEDDKDLYIRWKGPSFDVQVGLHELLGHGSGKLFVQDEKGAFNFDQETVINPETGEQIQSWYRSGETWDSKFSTIASSYEECRAESVGLYLCLNPQVLEIFGFEGADAEDVIYVNWLNMVRAGLLALEFYTPEASSWRQAHMQARFVILRVLLEAGEGLVTVTPTTGSDGRPDARVRLDRSKIRSVGKPTLERFLQRLQVLKSTGDVAGGRAFYEGYAAVTDAPPESFLTLRDTVLLRKESRKLIVQPNTRLEGSDVQLLEYEASAAGLIQSFSERFPEDGPELEEVLTQLATADARFWKGPSETPSGKA; from the exons ATGGGCAACTACAAGTCCTTCGGTGACACCAAGTTTGTTCCCAGCCTGCCCAAG GAGAAGCTGGAACGTGTGATCCTGGGGAGTAAGGCTGCTCAGCAGCACCCGGAAGAAGTCAGGGGCCTCTGGCAAGCCTGTGGGGAGCTCATGTTCTCTCTGGAGCCGAGGCTTCGACACCTTGGACTAGGGAAGGAG GGAATCACCACCTACTTCTCTGGGGATTGTACCATGGAAGATGCCAAACTGGCCCAGGACTTTCTGGACTCACAG AACCTCAGTGCCTACAACACACGGCTCTTCAAAGAGGTCGACCAGGATGGGAAGCCCTGCTATGTGGTGCGCCTGGCTTCTGTGCTTGGCACAG AGCCTCCTCTGGATTCTGAAATGACTTCCAAGCTGAAGAGTTATGAATTCCAGGGGAGCCATTTCCAGGTGACCCGCGGGGACTATGCACCCATTCTCCAGAAGGTGGTGGAGCACCTGGAGAAGGCCAAG GCATGTGCAGCCAACAGCCGCCAGGAACAGATGCTGGCCCAGTACATAGAGAGCTTCACCCAGGGCTCCATCGAGGCCCATAAGAGGGGCTCTCGCTTCTGGATCCAGGACAAAGGCCCCATTGTGGAGAG TTACATCGGGTTCATCGAGAGCTACCGAGACCCCTTTGGTTCCCGTGGAGAGTTTGAAG GCTTCGTGGCCATGGTGAACAAAGCCATGAGTGCCAAGTTTGAGTGGCTGGTGGCAAGTGCAGAGCAGCTGTTGAAGGAGctgccctggcccccagcctTCGAGAAGGACAAGTTCCTCAGCCCCGACTTCACCTCCCTGGATGTTCTCACCTTCGCTGGCTCCGGCATCCCTGCTGGCATCAACATCCCCAACT ATGATGACCTGAGGCAGATGGAAGGCTTTAAGAATGTGTCACTGGGGAACGTGCTGGCTGTGGCCTACGCCACGCAGCGGGAGAAGCTtaccttcctggaggaggatgACAAG GACCTGTACATCCGCTGGAAGGGGCCCTCCTTTGATGTGCAGGTGGGACTGCACGAGCTGCTGGGCCACGGCAGCGGCAAGCTCTTTGTGCAG GATGAGAAAGGAGCATTCAACTTTGACCAGGAGACAGTAATCAACCCAGAGACGGGGGAGCAG ATTCAGAGCTGGTACCGGAGTGGGGAGACCTGGGACAGCAAGTTCAGCACCATTGCCTCCAGCTATGAAGAGTGCCGGGCTGAAAGCGTGGGCCTCTACCTCTGCCTCAACCCCCAAGTGCTGGA GATCTTTGGCTTCGAGGGGGCTGATGCGGAAGATGTGATCTACGTGAACTGGCTCAACATGGTTCGGGCTGGGCTGCTTGCTCTGGAGTTCTACACCCCTGAGGCCTCCAGCTGGAGACAG GCCCACATGCAGGCCCGGTTTGTGATCCTGAGGGTCTTGCTGGAGGCTGGCGAGGGACTCGTTACTGTCACTCCCACCACAGGCTCTGATGGGCGCCCGGATGCCCGGGTCCGCCTTGACCGCAGCAAGATCCGGTCTGTGGGCAAGCCCACCCTGGAGCGATTCCTGCAGAGACTCCAG GTGCTGAAGTCCACAGGGGATGTGGCCGGAGGCCGGGCCTTCTATGAGGGCTATGCGGCGGTCACGGATGCGCCCCCGGAGTCCTTCCTTACCCTCAGGGACACAGTGCTGCTCCGCAAGGAATCTCGGAAGCTCATCGTTCAGCCTAACACTCGTCTTGAAG GCTCAGATGTGCAGCTTCTTGAGTATGAGGCCTCAGCTGCTGGCCTCATCCAGTCCTTCTCTGAGCGCTTCCCGGAGGACGGGCCCGAGCTGGAAGAGGTCCTCACCCAGCTGGCCACGGCTGATGCCCGGTTCTGGAAGGGCCCCAGCGAGACCCCATCTGGCAAGGCTTGA